Proteins found in one Microbacterium sp. LWS13-1.2 genomic segment:
- a CDS encoding ABC transporter permease, translating to MIQFLIRKIPSILLVLFATSIIAFLLPRFAPGDPAQTIAGSDATPEQVDEIRQALGLDQPLWVQYLTWLGGVFRGNLGMSYIFNRPVSDLITTRLESTIELALLASVFMIVIGMGLGILGGSERSKLGRFAVDATNTLLLATPAFLAGLLLIVLFGVTWRLLPVSGEVGLLENPGIGIQYLLLPAFALGLAQAPAISRLLQTTMNTTRGEEFVDLARAKGASPRRIAYRHVLRTSLGAAVVAIGLRVGELFGGAIIIEAIFARNGLGQLAVQAVNSRDYQLVQILIMGAVLIAVLSQLITEIILAALDPRVRLDA from the coding sequence ATGATCCAGTTCCTCATCAGGAAGATCCCGTCGATCCTCCTCGTCCTGTTCGCGACCTCGATCATCGCGTTCCTCCTGCCGCGATTCGCTCCCGGTGATCCCGCACAGACAATCGCGGGATCGGACGCGACGCCCGAGCAGGTGGACGAGATCCGCCAAGCGCTCGGTCTGGATCAGCCCCTGTGGGTGCAGTACCTCACATGGCTCGGCGGTGTGTTCCGGGGAAACCTGGGGATGTCGTACATCTTCAACCGTCCGGTGAGCGACCTGATCACCACCCGGCTCGAGAGCACGATCGAACTCGCACTCCTTGCCTCCGTCTTCATGATCGTGATCGGGATGGGGCTGGGCATCCTGGGCGGGTCCGAGCGGTCCAAGCTGGGTCGCTTCGCTGTCGACGCGACCAACACCCTCCTGCTGGCCACGCCGGCGTTCCTCGCGGGCCTGCTGCTGATCGTGCTGTTCGGCGTGACGTGGCGCCTGCTCCCCGTGAGCGGTGAGGTGGGGCTGCTGGAGAATCCTGGGATCGGCATCCAATACCTCCTCCTGCCAGCCTTTGCGCTGGGACTGGCACAGGCGCCTGCGATCTCGCGGCTGCTGCAGACCACCATGAACACCACGCGGGGCGAAGAGTTCGTCGACCTCGCCCGGGCGAAGGGTGCGTCCCCGCGCCGCATCGCATATCGACATGTGCTGCGCACCAGCCTCGGAGCTGCCGTCGTGGCAATCGGGCTCCGTGTCGGCGAGTTGTTCGGCGGCGCCATCATCATCGAGGCGATCTTCGCCCGCAACGGGCTCGGGCAGCTCGCCGTGCAGGCCGTGAACTCCCGCGACTATCAGCTGGTCCAGATACTCATCATGGGTGCAGTGCTGATCGCCGTGCTGTCCCAGCTCATCACCGAAATCATCCTCGCCGCGCTAGACCCGCGCGTGAGATTGGACGCTTGA
- a CDS encoding sulfatase-like hydrolase/transferase, with product MTSAPNVLLVIADQHRFDWLEGLGELPVRTPNIRRLQEHGVTFRRATTPSPLCAPARACLATGLDYDSTPVPNNFHDLPLDAGTYYRQLRDEAGYFVAGVGKFDLHKATFDWNLDGSRLLGEWGMSDGIDNEGKFDSLWSGREQPHGPYMHHLYEAGLAEAHLSDFSRRAKAPYSDVSLSPLPEESYLDNWIAANAHSLLDRRPRDTPWHLVVNFAGPHDPMDVTERMRDAWADVDFPAPHNAAPFDGDHNEVRRRYAAMIENIDRHLGIFLDRLEEEGDLDNTVVIYTSDHGEMLGDHGIWGKQIALDPSIRIPLIISGPVVAAHGVQSDALVSLEDIAATVLEIADVAQPRHMTARSVLGVLQGSTEVHREFVVSGLTRSPREIAAAVGHYGANKWVELRDWRTVTTSEEKMIVSDDLEHPYLTDVSSDPFEENDLAQQRPESVQRLRAYLNVEPRGAEVSMS from the coding sequence GTGACTTCCGCACCTAACGTGCTGCTCGTCATCGCTGACCAGCACCGCTTCGACTGGCTCGAAGGGCTGGGTGAGCTTCCCGTGCGCACCCCGAACATCCGGCGGCTCCAGGAACATGGAGTGACGTTCCGCCGCGCGACGACCCCGTCGCCGCTGTGCGCGCCGGCCCGCGCCTGCCTCGCGACCGGCTTGGACTACGACTCGACTCCCGTGCCGAACAACTTTCACGACCTCCCACTGGACGCCGGAACCTATTACCGCCAGCTGCGCGACGAAGCGGGATACTTCGTCGCCGGAGTGGGGAAGTTCGATCTCCATAAGGCCACATTCGACTGGAACCTCGACGGCTCACGCCTGCTGGGCGAGTGGGGGATGTCGGACGGCATCGACAACGAGGGCAAGTTCGATTCCCTCTGGTCTGGACGTGAACAGCCACACGGACCGTATATGCATCACCTCTACGAGGCCGGACTGGCGGAAGCGCACCTCTCCGACTTCAGCCGACGCGCGAAGGCCCCCTACAGTGATGTCTCCCTCAGTCCGCTGCCGGAGGAGTCATATCTCGACAACTGGATCGCCGCCAACGCGCACTCGCTACTGGATCGCCGTCCTCGTGACACGCCCTGGCACCTCGTCGTCAACTTCGCAGGCCCCCACGACCCCATGGACGTCACGGAGCGGATGAGGGATGCGTGGGCGGATGTGGACTTCCCTGCTCCTCACAACGCGGCCCCGTTCGACGGCGACCACAACGAGGTGCGCCGACGCTACGCGGCGATGATCGAGAACATCGATCGGCACTTGGGCATCTTCCTGGATCGCCTGGAAGAAGAGGGAGACCTCGACAACACCGTCGTCATCTACACGAGCGACCATGGCGAGATGCTGGGGGACCACGGCATCTGGGGGAAGCAGATAGCCCTCGATCCCAGCATCCGCATCCCGCTGATCATCAGCGGTCCCGTCGTCGCCGCGCATGGCGTCCAGTCCGATGCCCTGGTGTCCCTCGAGGACATCGCAGCGACGGTCCTCGAAATCGCCGATGTCGCGCAGCCTCGACACATGACTGCGCGATCGGTGCTGGGGGTCCTGCAGGGCTCTACCGAAGTGCACCGGGAGTTCGTCGTCTCAGGTCTCACCAGGTCTCCCCGGGAGATCGCGGCCGCGGTCGGCCACTACGGTGCGAACAAGTGGGTCGAACTGCGCGACTGGAGGACCGTCACCACATCGGAGGAGAAGATGATCGTGAGCGACGATCTCGAGCATCCTTACTTGACCGACGTGAGTTCCGACCCGTTCGAGGAGAACGACCTCGCGCAGCAGCGCCCCGAATCGGTGCAGCGGCTGCGAGCGTACCTCAACGTCGAGCCCCGGGGCGCAGAAGTGAGCATGTCATGA
- a CDS encoding ABC transporter substrate-binding protein yields MAALAIALGGCQSAVDLEESGGPSGEPVDGGVLTIAQSSDAQPNNVLAGRLGNSSWASNVFETLTLLDEEGEPQPLLATGWSVADDGLSMEVTLRDDVTFHTGRPMTADDVKYSIEQSAASSAQVGYIAKQFSDVEVVSDTELVISFAAPIPNIFDFFEQTYVLDSETAAGLADGSQVVGTGPFLFESWTPGSEIILTKNDDYWGESPHLDGIEIAVITDSTAMLNAVRSDRSQIAIGMNPVDVQSLSSNSAFTIANTAGSVYPFGIDVTQAPFDSKEARQAVNFAIDRERIAEQIFGDSAVATTQFWDLNGPDYLDEFANAYEYDPEKAKQMLEDAGAAGAAVTISVISLPSNTSVAEVVRNNLEEVGLVPTINPIETQAFGQQQIAGDLGQAFMPLHGLNGLGPITLMNTLPSLREGNPSHFWTDEYATLRDDLVAASDDDEYRQALEALTEYIADEAFTANIVQVLGQVVQADTAQGLTLSSRGYLDAKAAFVSE; encoded by the coding sequence GTGGCGGCCCTGGCGATCGCCCTGGGTGGCTGTCAGTCGGCGGTCGACCTCGAGGAATCCGGTGGCCCGTCCGGCGAGCCCGTCGACGGTGGGGTACTCACCATCGCGCAGAGTTCCGACGCCCAGCCGAACAACGTGCTGGCGGGCAGGCTCGGCAACTCCAGCTGGGCATCGAATGTGTTCGAGACCCTGACGCTCCTCGACGAGGAGGGCGAGCCTCAGCCGCTGCTTGCGACCGGATGGTCCGTCGCCGACGACGGCCTCTCAATGGAGGTCACGCTTCGGGACGACGTGACTTTCCACACGGGGCGGCCCATGACAGCGGACGATGTCAAGTATTCAATCGAACAGTCCGCAGCCTCGAGCGCCCAGGTCGGCTATATCGCCAAGCAGTTCTCCGACGTCGAGGTCGTCAGTGACACCGAGCTCGTCATCAGCTTCGCGGCGCCGATTCCCAATATCTTCGATTTCTTCGAGCAGACCTACGTCCTCGACTCCGAGACGGCGGCGGGACTGGCCGATGGCTCGCAAGTCGTCGGCACCGGTCCCTTTCTCTTCGAGAGCTGGACACCGGGATCTGAGATCATCCTGACCAAGAACGACGACTACTGGGGCGAGTCTCCTCACCTCGATGGCATCGAAATCGCGGTGATCACCGACAGCACGGCGATGCTGAACGCGGTGCGCAGCGACCGGTCCCAGATCGCGATCGGCATGAACCCGGTCGATGTGCAGTCCCTCAGCTCCAACAGTGCATTCACAATCGCGAACACCGCCGGCAGCGTGTACCCGTTCGGCATCGACGTCACGCAGGCCCCGTTCGACAGCAAGGAAGCGCGGCAGGCCGTCAACTTCGCCATCGACCGCGAACGTATCGCCGAGCAGATCTTCGGCGACTCCGCGGTCGCGACGACCCAGTTCTGGGACCTGAACGGACCCGACTACCTGGATGAGTTCGCGAACGCGTACGAGTACGACCCCGAGAAGGCGAAGCAGATGCTCGAAGACGCCGGTGCCGCCGGTGCCGCCGTGACGATCAGCGTCATCAGCCTTCCCTCCAACACGAGCGTCGCCGAAGTAGTGCGGAACAACCTGGAAGAAGTGGGACTGGTGCCCACGATCAATCCGATCGAAACCCAGGCTTTCGGACAGCAGCAGATCGCCGGCGATCTCGGCCAGGCCTTCATGCCACTGCATGGTCTCAACGGCCTAGGGCCGATCACGCTGATGAATACCCTGCCGTCGCTGCGAGAAGGCAACCCCTCGCATTTCTGGACCGACGAGTACGCAACCTTGCGCGACGACCTGGTTGCGGCATCGGATGACGACGAGTATCGGCAAGCGCTCGAGGCGCTGACGGAGTACATCGCCGATGAGGCGTTCACCGCCAATATCGTTCAGGTGCTCGGTCAGGTCGTTCAGGCCGACACCGCCCAGGGGCTGACGCTGTCGTCCCGGGGATACCTCGACGCGAAGGCCGCATTCGTCAGCGAATGA
- a CDS encoding sulfatase-like hydrolase/transferase, whose protein sequence is MADELRADALSCYGNTHPEISTPHIDALAARGVLFERAYTSSPVCVPARQAMLAGQSPLDSGVLNNEGYTPAGWTEPEMFPETLAQAGWATRNFGKEHLPGGRSPWQSDDHSGAHMGDLLQVARQHGAEIVRTPEIGHVISARLPQGVRLGSEVITESTVNCLADTDAPFLVRASFVQPHKPMVVPEPWASRYADLHFDAPRRPDNAPNAFQRAWGELTQGAALSDEEAQLSFQQYHACVAWLDDQVGQIMTALDEHGLRESTIVIFTTDHGASLGEDGVLAKHTFAPESHRVPLIFSWPGVLPENTRRGDLTVSEDLANTVLGLAGVQPPASMTGRDLFREGAPDHVLSAIGYGDASSRAFPNRDAGSWNDGRGWPQRVCVRTERYRLDVTTRRGGQLVAEEERDGFFADTLVDQQERTNRIALPEYQRIIDEMLGLALNASAAIPEPDVRADLFEATRAATKAV, encoded by the coding sequence ATGGCGGACGAACTGCGCGCCGACGCGTTGAGCTGCTACGGGAACACGCATCCGGAGATCTCGACGCCACATATCGACGCCCTCGCCGCCCGGGGTGTGCTATTCGAGCGCGCATACACGTCGTCTCCCGTGTGCGTGCCCGCGCGGCAGGCGATGCTCGCGGGTCAGAGCCCGCTCGACTCGGGAGTGCTCAACAATGAGGGCTACACCCCCGCAGGATGGACCGAGCCCGAGATGTTCCCGGAAACACTCGCTCAGGCCGGTTGGGCCACCCGCAACTTCGGCAAGGAGCACCTCCCTGGGGGACGGTCGCCCTGGCAATCCGATGACCACTCTGGCGCACATATGGGTGACCTTCTCCAGGTCGCGCGGCAGCATGGTGCCGAGATCGTGCGAACACCCGAGATCGGCCACGTCATCTCCGCGCGCCTCCCGCAAGGAGTGCGACTGGGATCCGAGGTCATCACGGAGTCGACGGTCAACTGTCTCGCCGATACTGACGCACCGTTCCTCGTGCGCGCGTCATTCGTACAGCCGCACAAACCGATGGTCGTGCCAGAGCCCTGGGCCAGCCGCTACGCCGATCTCCACTTTGATGCTCCTCGCCGCCCCGACAACGCCCCGAACGCCTTCCAGCGCGCGTGGGGAGAGCTGACACAGGGCGCTGCGTTGAGCGATGAAGAGGCGCAACTGTCCTTCCAGCAGTACCACGCGTGCGTAGCCTGGTTGGACGACCAGGTCGGGCAGATCATGACAGCGCTGGACGAGCACGGCCTCCGCGAGTCCACCATCGTGATCTTCACCACTGATCACGGTGCATCGCTGGGCGAAGACGGCGTCCTTGCCAAGCACACGTTCGCGCCTGAGAGTCATCGAGTGCCGCTGATCTTCTCCTGGCCGGGTGTGCTCCCGGAGAACACTCGGCGCGGCGACCTCACGGTCAGTGAGGACCTTGCGAACACCGTTCTCGGCCTTGCTGGCGTACAGCCACCCGCCAGCATGACGGGGCGCGACCTCTTCCGCGAAGGTGCCCCCGATCACGTCCTCTCTGCGATCGGCTACGGCGACGCGTCCAGCCGCGCGTTCCCCAACCGCGACGCCGGGAGCTGGAACGACGGAAGAGGGTGGCCGCAGCGCGTGTGCGTCCGCACCGAACGTTACCGACTGGATGTCACCACGCGACGCGGCGGACAGCTCGTCGCAGAGGAGGAGCGTGATGGCTTCTTCGCGGACACTCTGGTCGACCAGCAAGAACGGACCAACAGAATCGCGCTGCCCGAATATCAACGGATCATCGACGAAATGCTCGGCCTCGCCCTGAACGCCAGCGCCGCCATTCCCGAGCCGGACGTCCGCGCCGACCTGTTCGAGGCCACGCGCGCGGCGACGAAGGCGGTCTGA